The proteins below are encoded in one region of Aeromonas jandaei:
- a CDS encoding 4Fe-4S dicluster domain-containing protein has protein sequence MNRFVIADPKLCIGCGTCMAACSEVHKAQGLQQAPRLTVMRHEQATMPVQCRHCDDAPCIKVCPVEAIRQTGDCVQLNESLCIGCNLCAVACPFGAIQSGGSRPVAVATSYDTYIPCSIRSSNPSTSAGLRCFGEDLLSWEPGVRSIAVKCDLCEFRADGPACVGACPSQALKLVNDGDTERAARIRRQQAADTNPQGASAFSAPATALPASDLSTTEGVR, from the coding sequence ATGAACCGCTTCGTTATCGCTGACCCCAAGCTTTGTATCGGCTGTGGCACCTGTATGGCGGCCTGCAGCGAGGTACACAAGGCGCAAGGTTTGCAGCAAGCCCCCCGTTTAACCGTTATGCGACACGAGCAGGCGACCATGCCGGTTCAGTGCCGTCACTGTGACGATGCCCCCTGCATCAAGGTGTGCCCGGTCGAGGCAATTCGCCAAACCGGCGATTGCGTGCAACTCAACGAGTCGCTCTGCATCGGCTGCAATCTCTGCGCCGTGGCCTGCCCCTTTGGCGCCATCCAGAGCGGCGGCAGCCGTCCGGTGGCCGTGGCCACCAGTTACGACACCTATATCCCCTGCTCCATCCGCTCCAGCAACCCCTCCACCTCTGCCGGCCTGCGCTGCTTTGGCGAGGATCTGCTGAGCTGGGAGCCGGGCGTGCGCAGCATCGCCGTCAAGTGCGATCTGTGCGAGTTTCGCGCCGATGGCCCGGCCTGTGTCGGAGCCTGCCCCTCCCAGGCACTGAAGCTGGTCAATGACGGCGACACCGAACGCGCCGCCCGTATCCGTCGCCAGCAAGCGGCCGACACCAACCCGCAAGGGGCCTCAGCCTTCTCGGCGCCTGCCACGGCGCTCCCTGCATCCGATTTATCCACCACAGAGGGAGTTCGCTGA
- the hyfB gene encoding hydrogenase 4 subunit B, producing MLSPLVMATLLLFLLGAAAGLLLQKLPALANRLNSGFALLGSLAGLVAAIQIFAQGTPIDGQLWLLGSVHLDMLAALMLLVISTVGVAVALYSFAYIREYQGKGDVAIGALMNLFLFAMVGMVLADNALGFLLCYELVTLTTYWLVKTNPEAAKQSRLYLVMNHIGMALVLIAFWLLCRESGSLEFAALREHHLAGALASLVFLLSFCGFGLRAGFVPLHGWLPVAEPVAPSHISALMSGVMVKLGLFGILRVSIDFLGASQLWWGYVVLIFGACSAVLGVLFALAEHDLKRLLAYHTVENIGIILMGMGIGMIGIANQQPALVVLGLLGALYHLLNHAIFKSLLFMGTGSVMFRLHTRDMDKMGGLAKLMPWTALAFLIGAMAISALPPLNGFVSEWFIYQSLLSMTKLGTSVVAPLAVVMLAVTGAMAVMCFVKVYGICFCGAPRSEKASHAREVPGAMVAGTLLLAAVCLVLGLGAPWIAPHIASYGQALVSGQMNVATGATLLPLDSSQAILSPPVIAITLLGLFLIPLLVLAIFKGPKLGRRHAGTPWACGYAYEERMSLTSGGVTHTLRQLCAPLYRKQPQLDLASALHGVSDTSGTTGWLLHGVVLALFILMAVGV from the coding sequence ATGTTGTCCCCCCTTGTAATGGCTACGCTCCTGCTCTTTTTGCTGGGCGCTGCCGCCGGTTTGCTGCTGCAAAAGCTGCCCGCACTGGCCAACCGTCTCAATAGCGGTTTTGCCCTGCTGGGCTCGCTCGCGGGTCTGGTCGCCGCCATCCAGATCTTTGCTCAAGGCACCCCCATCGACGGCCAGCTCTGGCTGCTGGGCTCGGTGCACCTCGATATGCTGGCCGCGCTGATGCTGCTGGTGATTAGCACCGTCGGCGTCGCCGTCGCCCTCTACTCCTTTGCCTATATCCGCGAATATCAGGGCAAGGGGGATGTGGCCATCGGCGCGCTGATGAACCTCTTCCTCTTTGCCATGGTAGGTATGGTACTGGCCGACAACGCGCTCGGTTTCTTGCTCTGCTACGAGCTGGTGACCCTCACCACCTACTGGCTGGTCAAGACCAACCCCGAGGCCGCCAAACAGAGCCGCCTCTATCTGGTGATGAACCATATCGGCATGGCACTGGTGCTGATCGCCTTCTGGCTGCTCTGCCGCGAATCTGGCTCGCTGGAGTTCGCCGCGCTGCGCGAGCACCATCTGGCGGGCGCCTTGGCTTCTCTGGTGTTCCTGCTCAGCTTCTGCGGCTTTGGCCTGCGCGCCGGTTTCGTGCCGCTGCACGGCTGGCTGCCGGTCGCCGAGCCCGTTGCGCCGTCCCATATCTCGGCGCTGATGTCCGGCGTGATGGTGAAGCTGGGCCTCTTTGGCATCTTGCGGGTCAGCATCGATTTTCTCGGCGCCAGCCAGCTCTGGTGGGGCTATGTGGTGCTGATCTTCGGTGCCTGCTCGGCAGTGCTCGGGGTGCTGTTTGCGCTGGCCGAGCACGATCTCAAGCGACTGCTCGCCTACCACACGGTGGAGAACATCGGCATCATCCTGATGGGGATGGGCATCGGCATGATCGGCATCGCCAACCAGCAACCGGCACTGGTAGTGCTGGGGCTGCTCGGCGCCCTCTATCACCTGCTCAACCACGCCATCTTCAAAAGCCTGCTCTTTATGGGCACCGGCTCTGTGATGTTCCGCCTGCACACCCGCGACATGGACAAGATGGGTGGCCTCGCCAAGCTGATGCCCTGGACCGCGCTGGCGTTCCTCATCGGCGCTATGGCCATCTCGGCGCTGCCGCCGCTCAACGGCTTTGTCAGCGAGTGGTTTATCTACCAATCCCTGCTCTCCATGACCAAACTCGGCACCTCTGTCGTCGCGCCGCTCGCGGTAGTGATGCTGGCGGTAACCGGCGCCATGGCGGTGATGTGTTTCGTCAAGGTCTACGGCATCTGCTTCTGCGGCGCCCCGCGCAGCGAGAAGGCGAGCCACGCCCGCGAAGTGCCGGGCGCCATGGTGGCAGGCACCCTGCTGCTGGCCGCGGTCTGTCTGGTGCTGGGTCTGGGCGCCCCCTGGATTGCCCCCCATATCGCCAGCTATGGCCAAGCCTTGGTAAGCGGCCAAATGAACGTGGCCACCGGCGCCACCCTGCTGCCACTCGACAGCTCACAGGCGATCCTCTCCCCGCCCGTTATCGCCATCACCTTACTGGGGCTGTTCCTGATTCCGCTGCTGGTACTCGCCATCTTCAAGGGGCCCAAGCTGGGTCGTCGTCACGCTGGCACCCCGTGGGCTTGTGGTTACGCCTATGAGGAGCGCATGAGCCTCACCTCCGGCGGTGTCACCCACACCTTGCGCCAACTCTGCGCGCCACTCTATCGCAAGCAGCCGCAGCTCGATCTGGCCAGCGCCCTGCACGGGGTGAGCGATACCAGCGGGACAACCGGCTGGTTGCTGCACGGTGTTGTGCTGGCGCTCTTTATCCTGATGGCTGTAGGAGTCTGA
- a CDS encoding respiratory chain complex I subunit 1 family protein: MPVLEMPSWGMVALALTQAIAMLALAPLATGFNRVLRAKIHSRQGPGLLQDYRDIAKLLRRQEVTPEPAGIIFNLMPALLIAALLLVGMALPTLTHESPFPIAGDLITDIYLFAIFRFFFSLSGLDSGSMFAGIGARRELTLGILVEPILVLACFIMAMMVGSSDLGNISSYVATQPLAAPIATLLAGAACAFAVFVEMGKLPFDCAEAEQELQEGPLTEYSGAGLALLKLSIGLKQLVVVQLFLVIFLPFGKAANWSLPALIGAALILACKLLVAFLLAGIIENAMARTQFVRTHKLTRYGLGLALLALLAYLVGV, encoded by the coding sequence ATGCCTGTTCTTGAAATGCCGAGCTGGGGCATGGTTGCCCTCGCCCTGACCCAGGCCATCGCCATGCTGGCGCTGGCGCCGCTCGCCACCGGTTTCAACCGGGTGCTGCGGGCCAAGATACACTCCCGTCAGGGGCCGGGCCTGCTGCAGGATTACCGGGATATCGCCAAGCTCCTGCGCCGTCAGGAGGTGACCCCGGAGCCTGCCGGCATCATCTTCAACCTGATGCCTGCGCTGCTCATCGCCGCCCTCTTGCTGGTAGGGATGGCGCTGCCAACCCTGACTCATGAGTCTCCCTTCCCCATCGCCGGGGATCTCATCACCGATATCTATCTGTTCGCCATCTTCCGCTTCTTCTTCTCCCTCTCGGGGCTCGACAGCGGCAGCATGTTTGCAGGGATCGGTGCCCGCCGCGAACTGACCCTCGGCATTCTGGTGGAGCCCATTCTGGTGCTCGCCTGCTTCATCATGGCGATGATGGTGGGCAGCTCGGATCTGGGCAATATCAGCAGCTATGTGGCGACCCAGCCGCTGGCCGCGCCCATCGCCACCCTGCTGGCCGGCGCCGCCTGCGCCTTCGCGGTGTTTGTCGAGATGGGCAAGCTGCCCTTTGACTGCGCCGAAGCCGAGCAGGAGTTGCAGGAGGGGCCGCTCACCGAGTACTCCGGTGCGGGCCTGGCCCTGCTCAAGCTCTCCATCGGCCTCAAGCAACTGGTGGTGGTGCAGCTCTTTCTGGTCATTTTCCTGCCCTTCGGCAAGGCGGCCAACTGGAGTCTGCCTGCGCTCATCGGCGCGGCGCTGATCCTCGCCTGCAAGCTGCTGGTGGCCTTTTTGCTGGCCGGCATCATCGAAAACGCCATGGCCCGCACCCAGTTCGTGCGCACCCACAAGCTCACCCGCTACGGGTTGGGGCTGGCCCTGCTGGCGCTGCTCGCCTATCTGGTCGGGGTCTGA
- a CDS encoding NADH-quinone oxidoreductase subunit C, with protein sequence MTIAISDRIGCDYIQQVRAQLPHAIVDEEWQTADQATITVKPTSLVETASLIFHQLGGWLPLSFANDERSLNGHFAVYHVFSMEGDTKSWITVKVLVDADTQEYPSITPTIPAAVWGEREIRDMYGLRAIGLPDERRLVLPDDWPEDIHPLRKDAMDYRQRPMPTTDTETYPFVNELGSDANRIVPVGPLHITSDEPGHFRLFVDGEDIIDADYRLFYVHRGMEKLAETRMGYNEVAFLTDRVCGICGFTHSVAYTTSVENAMGIPVPERAKMIRAVLLEVERLHSHILNIGLSSHFTGFDTGFMQFFRVREKSMTLAELLTGARKTYGLNLIGGVRRDIFKEDRIKGAQLVRELRDELKPLVAMLLDTANISSRLIGIGKLEPQIARDFSCVGPMVRASGFKRDVRRVHDFAGYRELPMEIQTKAGCDVQSRVLVRIHELYDSLDMIEFGLEHLPEGPLLTEGFTYQPGKFALGFTEAPRGENVHWSMTGDNQKLFRWRCRAATYANWPALRYMLRGNTVADAPLIIGSLDPCYSCTDRVTLVDPKKGKSTVVSYKEIERYGIDRKNSPLK encoded by the coding sequence ATGACCATCGCCATTTCGGATCGCATCGGCTGCGACTACATCCAGCAGGTGCGAGCACAACTGCCCCACGCCATCGTCGACGAGGAGTGGCAAACCGCCGATCAGGCCACCATTACCGTCAAACCCACCAGTCTGGTCGAGACCGCCAGCCTGATCTTCCACCAGCTGGGGGGCTGGCTTCCCCTCTCCTTTGCCAATGACGAGCGCAGCCTCAACGGCCACTTCGCCGTCTACCACGTCTTCTCCATGGAGGGCGACACCAAGAGCTGGATCACCGTCAAGGTGCTGGTGGATGCCGATACCCAGGAGTACCCCTCCATCACCCCGACCATTCCGGCGGCGGTGTGGGGCGAGCGGGAGATCCGCGACATGTACGGCCTGCGCGCCATCGGCCTGCCGGACGAACGTCGTCTGGTACTGCCGGATGACTGGCCGGAGGATATCCACCCCCTGCGCAAGGACGCCATGGATTACCGCCAGCGCCCGATGCCCACCACCGACACCGAGACCTACCCCTTCGTCAACGAGCTGGGTAGTGATGCCAACCGCATCGTGCCGGTCGGCCCGCTGCACATCACCTCGGACGAGCCGGGCCACTTTCGTCTGTTCGTCGATGGGGAAGATATCATCGATGCCGACTACCGCCTCTTCTATGTCCATCGCGGCATGGAGAAGCTGGCCGAAACCCGGATGGGCTACAACGAAGTGGCGTTTCTGACCGACCGGGTCTGCGGCATCTGCGGCTTTACCCACAGCGTCGCCTACACCACCTCGGTAGAGAACGCCATGGGTATTCCGGTGCCCGAGCGGGCCAAGATGATCCGCGCCGTGCTACTGGAGGTGGAGCGCCTGCACAGCCATATCCTCAACATCGGCCTGTCGAGCCACTTCACCGGTTTCGACACCGGCTTTATGCAGTTCTTCCGGGTGCGGGAAAAGTCCATGACCCTGGCCGAGCTGCTGACCGGTGCCCGCAAGACCTATGGCCTCAACCTGATTGGCGGGGTACGCCGCGACATCTTCAAGGAGGATCGCATCAAGGGTGCCCAGCTGGTGCGGGAGCTCCGTGATGAGCTCAAACCCCTGGTGGCCATGCTGCTGGATACCGCCAACATCTCCTCCCGCCTCATCGGTATCGGCAAGCTCGAGCCGCAAATTGCCCGCGATTTCAGCTGCGTCGGCCCCATGGTGCGGGCGAGCGGCTTCAAGCGCGACGTGCGTCGGGTCCACGACTTTGCCGGCTACCGCGAGCTGCCGATGGAGATCCAGACCAAGGCGGGTTGCGACGTGCAATCCCGGGTGCTGGTGCGGATCCACGAGCTCTACGACTCCCTCGACATGATTGAGTTCGGCCTTGAGCACCTGCCGGAAGGGCCGCTTTTGACCGAAGGGTTCACCTACCAGCCGGGCAAGTTTGCGCTGGGCTTTACCGAAGCGCCTCGCGGCGAGAACGTCCACTGGAGCATGACCGGGGACAACCAGAAGCTGTTCCGCTGGCGCTGCCGCGCCGCCACCTACGCCAACTGGCCTGCTCTGCGCTACATGCTGCGCGGCAATACCGTGGCGGATGCGCCGCTCATCATCGGCAGTCTGGATCCCTGCTACTCCTGTACCGACCGGGTCACCCTGGTCGACCCCAAGAAGGGCAAATCCACCGTGGTCTCCTACAAGGAGATCGAGCGCTACGGCATCGATCGCAAAAACTCTCCGCTGAAATAA
- a CDS encoding formate hydrogenlyase complex iron-sulfur subunit, translated as MIKLFKTILKAGTPTAKYPFAPYEVNRDFRGKPKYQADQCIACAACTKACPANALVMEVDMETGERRWEISMARCIFCGRCEEVCPTRAIALSPEFELAVTNKADLYEEARFALAPCTLCGTYFAPSKLVALVEDTLKQAGTPLATPERLHHCPDCKRKQSMLSQPDSALITPIATPMAAQKEWM; from the coding sequence ATGATCAAGCTGTTCAAGACCATCCTCAAGGCTGGCACCCCGACCGCCAAGTACCCCTTCGCCCCTTACGAGGTGAACCGGGATTTTCGCGGCAAACCGAAATATCAGGCGGATCAGTGCATCGCCTGCGCCGCCTGCACCAAGGCCTGCCCGGCCAATGCACTGGTGATGGAAGTGGACATGGAGACCGGCGAACGGCGCTGGGAGATCTCCATGGCACGCTGCATCTTCTGCGGCCGCTGCGAGGAGGTCTGCCCGACCCGCGCCATCGCCCTCTCACCCGAGTTCGAGCTGGCGGTGACCAACAAGGCGGATCTCTATGAGGAGGCCCGCTTCGCGCTGGCCCCCTGCACCCTGTGCGGCACCTACTTTGCCCCGAGCAAGCTGGTGGCGCTGGTGGAGGACACCCTCAAGCAGGCGGGCACACCGCTGGCCACCCCGGAGCGACTGCACCACTGCCCCGACTGCAAACGAAAACAGAGCATGCTGAGCCAGCCTGACTCGGCCCTGATCACACCGATAGCCACACCGATGGCCGCACAAAAGGAGTGGATGTGA
- a CDS encoding NADH-quinone oxidoreductase subunit B family protein → MSKIKGIEPVVGHAHTRAVPLAQDPEITKLKKTLLKDIRRSAYVYRVDCGGCNACEIEIFATITPLFDAERFGIKVVASPRHADILLFTGAVTRAMRVPALRAYEAAPDPKICIAYGACGCDGGIFHDLYCVWGGTDKIVPVDVYIPGCPPTPAATIYGFAVALGLLEQKLKATSHEVQPGERVELRHTGIPNEIRVMIEREARRMAGYRQGQIIADEFMALLEGATQQDVDLRIQSYLDQHDDPRLSEIVNNLANACLNRAAGKGEAVHG, encoded by the coding sequence ATGAGCAAGATCAAAGGCATAGAACCGGTTGTCGGCCATGCCCATACCCGCGCCGTGCCGCTGGCACAGGATCCCGAGATCACCAAACTCAAGAAGACCCTGCTCAAGGACATTCGCCGCTCGGCCTATGTCTATCGGGTCGATTGCGGCGGCTGCAACGCCTGCGAGATCGAGATCTTCGCCACCATCACCCCGCTGTTCGATGCCGAGCGTTTCGGCATCAAGGTGGTCGCCTCCCCCCGCCACGCCGACATCCTGCTCTTTACCGGCGCGGTGACCCGGGCGATGCGGGTACCGGCACTGCGCGCCTACGAGGCGGCGCCCGATCCCAAGATCTGCATCGCCTACGGCGCCTGCGGCTGTGACGGCGGCATCTTCCACGACCTCTACTGCGTCTGGGGCGGCACCGACAAAATCGTACCGGTAGATGTCTATATTCCGGGCTGCCCTCCGACACCGGCGGCCACCATCTACGGCTTTGCGGTGGCGCTCGGTCTGCTTGAGCAGAAACTCAAAGCCACCAGCCACGAGGTGCAACCGGGTGAACGGGTCGAGCTGCGCCACACCGGCATCCCCAATGAAATTCGGGTGATGATCGAGCGCGAAGCGCGCCGCATGGCCGGTTACCGGCAGGGGCAGATCATCGCCGACGAGTTTATGGCCCTGCTCGAAGGGGCAACCCAGCAGGATGTGGATCTACGCATCCAGAGCTACCTCGATCAGCACGACGATCCGCGCCTCTCAGAGATCGTCAACAACCTGGCCAACGCCTGCCTCAACCGGGCAGCCGGCAAGGGAGAGGCGGTACATGGCTGA
- a CDS encoding formate hydrogenlyase maturation HycH family protein, whose protein sequence is MADEVFFYRLSRKFVDEQFDVPEEAREVMYYSLAIGHHLGIVDCLRADLVCSLTGYRDWVAKLPEVSEARRKMEGFLTFGEITIYREHCHMLACAFDRLRKAEGVLDEQELGWTNTFMDQLTALFNDPHMYLMVRSR, encoded by the coding sequence ATGGCTGACGAGGTTTTCTTCTATCGCCTCTCGCGCAAGTTCGTCGACGAGCAGTTCGACGTGCCGGAAGAGGCCAGGGAGGTGATGTACTACAGCCTCGCCATCGGCCACCACCTCGGCATCGTCGATTGCCTGCGAGCAGACCTGGTCTGCTCGCTGACCGGTTATCGCGACTGGGTAGCCAAGCTGCCAGAGGTGAGTGAAGCGCGCCGCAAGATGGAGGGGTTTCTCACCTTTGGCGAGATCACCATCTATCGCGAGCACTGCCATATGCTGGCCTGCGCCTTCGACCGACTGCGCAAAGCCGAAGGCGTGCTCGATGAGCAGGAGCTGGGCTGGACCAATACCTTTATGGATCAGCTCACTGCCCTCTTTAACGACCCCCATATGTACCTGATGGTAAGGAGCCGCTGA
- the hycI gene encoding hydrogenase maturation peptidase HycI has product MGCNLVLTVGNAMMGDDGAGPYLADKLQAAPLPGWIHIDGGIAPENVVYKVRELQPERVVLVDAAEIGEKAGTLQVIPPETIAEMFIFSTHNMPLNFLIDELKTFVPEVIFVGVQPAIVAFSFPMTEMVSEAMDYLYQHLDAASDTSLLIDKLDQWNIANANR; this is encoded by the coding sequence ATGGGCTGCAATCTCGTGTTGACCGTGGGCAATGCCATGATGGGGGACGACGGTGCCGGCCCCTATCTCGCCGACAAGCTGCAGGCCGCCCCCCTGCCCGGCTGGATCCATATCGACGGCGGCATCGCGCCGGAAAATGTGGTCTACAAGGTGCGGGAGCTGCAACCTGAGCGGGTGGTGCTGGTGGATGCCGCCGAGATCGGCGAGAAGGCGGGAACCCTGCAGGTGATCCCCCCCGAGACCATCGCCGAGATGTTTATCTTCTCGACCCACAATATGCCACTCAATTTCCTGATCGACGAGCTCAAGACCTTTGTCCCCGAGGTGATCTTTGTCGGGGTACAACCGGCCATCGTGGCGTTCTCCTTCCCGATGACCGAGATGGTGAGCGAGGCGATGGATTATCTTTATCAGCATCTTGATGCCGCCAGTGACACCAGTCTGTTAATAGATAAACTGGATCAGTGGAATATTGCCAACGCCAACCGGTGA
- the selA gene encoding L-seryl-tRNA(Sec) selenium transferase, producing the protein MPNSSHASAIPHRQPASGTAADDSQPDSQQQPGQQQTRCLPQVEQLLQQPFLAGFIETLSRPLVTQAVRDTLSELRQSEDFRQHGVAPEQIEALIAKRCRQQLRQRQTRLINATGTLVHTNLGRSPLSADLWDEVRDLNTGYNNLELDLATGKRGGRKGLIAPLLRCLTQAEDSLVVNNNAASLFLLLQEVAKGREVIVSRGEQIQIGGGFRIPDILALSGAKLVEVGTTNITTAKDYLDAITDQTALVLMVHRSNFAIRGFTESPDIGEVARALPEHVVLAVDQGSGLTTEEFAPDETSVRQYIKAGADLVCYSGDKLLGGPQSGIISGRSDLIKRLEKHPMMRTFRPSRIVYSLLERLLIHKLNKSPVGEGIAQRTLSNPAAMQARASQLMAALPGCFVPVPAQLVVGGGTLPDEFYPAPALECTDPRPAQLLLDDLRDLPVPVIATVRQQKVLLNMATLLPTEMELLIAQLRELLLPAPFNATKATEEP; encoded by the coding sequence ATGCCGAACTCGTCTCACGCGTCAGCCATCCCCCACCGCCAGCCCGCATCAGGTACGGCTGCCGACGATTCACAGCCAGATTCTCAGCAACAGCCCGGCCAGCAACAAACGCGCTGTCTGCCGCAAGTGGAACAGCTGCTGCAGCAACCCTTTCTCGCCGGTTTTATCGAGACGCTGAGCCGCCCGCTGGTGACTCAGGCGGTGCGCGATACCCTGAGCGAGCTGCGCCAGAGCGAAGATTTTCGCCAGCATGGCGTCGCCCCCGAGCAGATCGAGGCGCTGATTGCCAAACGCTGCCGACAGCAGCTGCGCCAGCGTCAAACCCGGCTGATCAATGCCACCGGCACCCTGGTGCATACCAATTTGGGGCGTTCGCCGTTAAGTGCCGATCTGTGGGACGAGGTGCGTGACCTCAACACCGGGTACAACAATCTGGAGCTGGATCTCGCCACCGGCAAGCGCGGCGGGCGCAAGGGGCTGATCGCCCCCCTGCTCCGTTGCCTCACCCAGGCCGAGGATTCGCTGGTGGTCAACAACAACGCCGCCTCGCTCTTTTTGCTGCTGCAGGAGGTGGCCAAGGGGCGCGAGGTGATCGTCTCGCGCGGCGAGCAGATCCAGATTGGCGGCGGCTTTCGCATTCCCGATATTCTGGCGCTCTCCGGCGCCAAACTGGTGGAGGTGGGCACCACCAATATCACTACCGCCAAAGATTACCTCGATGCCATCACCGATCAGACCGCGCTGGTGCTGATGGTGCACAGATCCAATTTCGCCATTCGCGGCTTTACCGAATCCCCCGATATCGGCGAGGTGGCCCGCGCCCTGCCCGAGCACGTGGTGCTGGCGGTGGATCAGGGCTCCGGCTTGACCACCGAAGAGTTTGCGCCGGATGAAACCTCGGTGCGCCAGTACATCAAGGCGGGGGCGGATCTGGTCTGCTACTCAGGCGACAAGCTCTTGGGGGGCCCGCAATCGGGCATCATCAGTGGCCGCAGCGACCTTATCAAGCGGCTGGAAAAACATCCCATGATGCGCACCTTCCGCCCGAGCCGCATCGTCTACTCCCTGCTCGAACGCCTGCTCATCCACAAGCTCAACAAATCCCCCGTCGGCGAGGGCATCGCCCAGCGCACCTTGAGCAACCCGGCAGCCATGCAGGCGAGAGCCTCCCAGCTGATGGCCGCCCTGCCCGGCTGCTTTGTGCCGGTTCCAGCCCAGCTGGTGGTGGGCGGTGGCACCTTGCCGGACGAGTTTTACCCGGCGCCAGCGCTGGAGTGCACCGACCCGCGCCCGGCCCAGCTGCTGCTCGATGATTTGCGCGACCTGCCGGTACCGGTCATCGCCACCGTGCGCCAGCAGAAGGTGCTGCTCAATATGGCGACCCTGCTGCCGACCGAGATGGAACTGCTGATCGCCCAACTCAGGGAGTTGCTGCTGCCCGCCCCGTTCAATGCAACAAAAGCGACCGAGGAGCCCTGA